The stretch of DNA TCGCCCGCTGGCGGAATGGTCCCTTCGGAGCCCTCCAGATCGTTCCCCTGGCACATAAGGGCTTCAGCCAGACCCGCGTCATCTATAAGCCCCATTTCCTTCATCACCTCTCCCAGCATTATCCCCCTCTTCCAGTGAGTCTTGAGGGCGCTGTCAAGCTGCTCTACCGTCACGATGTTCTTCTCGATAAGTATCTGCCCGAGCGGCTTATAACTCTTCACGATGGATTCGTCATTACTGAAAAGCCTGACCGTGAGATGGTCGCCTTTTTCCATTATCCTGCGATCGGCCATATACTTGCTTCCCTTTATGGCCTTGAGATATTGTTTAACCTCGGCGATACGTTCGTTCATCTCAATGATGCTGTTGAGCTCAAGCGGCCCGTTCTTTATAACGAACGCCACGGTAACGCTCATGATAGGTATCCTTCTTATCTTCCTGGCCCTGTCCTTCGCCTGTATATACCCTTTCCTGCGGTCCGCCGGCGCGTAATGGAAAGGCACGATGGTATCGAACATGCATATGAAATTCTGGCATATGGCATTATACTTCTCAGGCGTGGTTATCATGACGAAATCATCGCCCCCTATATGCCCCACGAAATCGGACTTGTTCCCGTGGTTCCTGACCGACACGCTCAGCATATACGCCGTCTGCATGATCACGCGGTCACCCTTGAGGTACCCGTATTTATCATTGAACGACTTGAAATTGTCTATGTCCACATGGCCGGCGACAAAAGGTGTCCCGTTCTTTATTCTTTCGTTCAACATCTCCTCTATTACTATCCCCCCGGGAAGACCCGTAAGCGGACTCGCGTAAAAACTCTGTTGTGATCTTTTTATCGCTATATCCATCCGCACTTTAAGTTCCACCGGATCAGGCGGCGAGAGTATGTAGTCGTCAAGACCCTGGACGGTTTCGAACCCGCCCGCGGTAAGCACCGCTTTATTCATGAGCGCCATCACGGGAATATGGACAGTGGCGAAATCACGTTTAAGCTCAGCGCATATATCCGCGTAAGCGGCACCGGGCGCGCTCATGTCGATAAGTATCATGTCAGGGGAACATCTTGTTATCCTGGATAGTTCGGGGACGCCGGTGATATCGTACTCGACATCATATCCCGGCGTATTATCAAGACAGGCCCGCAGGACCGCGTTGATATTGTCGGCCCCGCCTATAACGAGTATCCTGCGTGTCTTTTTCATATGGCCTCTGGACGGAAAGCGGACGGACCCTGTCAAATGATCAGTTTATCCTCGCTTATCCCGAGGCATTTTCTTATTGTAGCTTTGACAACGTCCACATCGAACGGTTTGGGTATATAGGCGTACGCCCCTAGCTCCTTGCATTTAGTCGCGTTATCATAATCACCATGGGCTGTCATTATTATGATCTTAATATCGCTGATCTCTTTTCTTACCCTTATAAGGAACTCAATGCCGTCCATATCCGGCATGACGAGGTCAAGAAGCACGCAATCAGGCTTCTCCTTGATCACGCGCTCAAGGGCTATCACGGAACTCGTTTCGCAGATTATCTCGTACCCCTCGTTCTCGAATACATACGCCAAGAGGTCACACACGTTCTTCTGATCATCGACCACCATGATTTTCGGCATTTTTCCCCCTTTCCATGTATATCATATACGATTCCTGTAAATAAAGCAAAAGGAAATCCATCCTTCGGCCACCCCACCCCATAGCCCGCGCCGGGGATCAGAAATATATTCATTTTACATCAAATATATATTGATTTTTAATAAATAAGGTGCTATGCTGTCCGAATGGAACCGTCTTTATTGATAAAAAAATGCCTGGAAAAAGACCAGAACGCCTGGGATCATTTCATAAAGAGCTACACCCCGATCGTAAGAAAAGGCATCATCCGGCGTCTGAAGGATTACGGGATAAGACCGGCACATGACCACGTGAACGACATAGTACAGGAGGTTTTCCTGTATCTCTGGGAAAAAGATAAATTATCGCAATTAAGGCATATTGAGGCACTCAGGTCATGGCTGTCGATAATAGCGTTCAATACCGCGTCGAACTATTGCAAAAAAGTCTTTTTCAGGGAAAGGTCAGCGCAGGCGCGTTCCCTTGAAGAACGACCGGACGGCGACCTGGGCCTGTGTCTTCTGGATATAATACCTGATCCCCGGGAATGTCCGGATCAAAAAACGGAACTCGCGGACCTGCGCGCGCGGCTCCGCGAAAAACTAAGCGATATGCCGCCGAGAACGCGGCTCGCGCTCACTTTCTCTCTTTTAGACGGCCTTTCCCAAAAGGAGATCGCCTCCATCATGAACCTTCCACGCGGCACTATCTCAGCCATGATATGCAGGGGCAGGCGTGTTCTATCGGAAAAAATATGCGATCACCCTTAAAAAAACTTGCAGCAATCCATCGCCTGCTCTTGTCTTAATATAAAAGGGGGCGCCATGCGAAATTGTCCATCAGAACAGGAACTCGGCGAATACATCGCTGGCATATACCGGAACAACAAAGCCGGGGAAAGGATAGAAACACACCTTTGTGAGTGCCAGGATTGCCGCGCCGCGGTCATAGCCGCGCATAGAACATGCCGCGAACGCGGGACACGCCGGATACTTGTAGGCGTTACGGGATATCTTAGCGGCAAAAAGTATCTATTGTCCGCCATGCTCGCTCTATTTTTTTCTTTCACTGTAAGGCGTTATTTTTTTCAATTCCTGGGCATCTCCATGATACTGTGGCTCAAGGTCATCCTGGACTCTCGAGCCGCCAGGTTCATGCTTATGGTAAAAAAGACATGTGGGGACGAACGAGATGGACATCCCCGCGGGAACACGATACGGGAGGACAATGGCACTGGAAAGGACCAATAGAAATATCGGCATGCTGGGAGAACAGATGGCCGCGCGTTTCATGAGGGCGCGCGGGTTCCGGATAATCGAACGGAATTCACGCACGCCGTTCGGGGAGATCGATATCATATGCGTAAAGAACGACCTGCTTGTGTTCGTCGAGGTAAAGACACGCATATCAGAAAAATACGGCGCGCCCGCCTTCGCGATAAACAGGTATAAGGCCAGGAAACTCGTGGAGAACTGCAGCTATTACATGGCCGCCCATAGGCATCTGCCCCGTTCCCCGCGGATAGACGTCATCACCGTTAACCTTGACCATAGAGGCGGGTTCAAGATACTACGCCATATCATAAACGCTATTCATGACACTAGGGAGGGATAAAATGCTTTCTAAGACCAGATCCGCGTGCAATACAGGCGTCGAGGCCTGCGCGGTGGACGTTGAAGTGGACATCTCAGGTGGCCTGCCCTGCTTTACAGTGGTCGGCCTGCCAGATACCGCGATAAAAGAAAGCCGCGACAGGATACGCTCAGCGATCAGGAACTCCGGATTCCATTTCCCGTCGACAAGAGTAACGGTCAACCTGTCCCCGGCAGACACCAAAAAAGAAGGGGCCGGGCTGGACCTGCCGATAGCCATCGGGGTGCTCGCCTGCGAGGATATCGTGGACGTGGCCTGTCTGGAAGGAACAGCTTTCGTCGGGGAGCTTTCCCTCAACGGCAGGTTAAAACCGTTACGCGGGGCCCTTTCGGCCGCGCTGGCGCTAAAGGACAGGTGCAAAGCCATAATACTCCCCGCGGCTAACGCCGAGGAGGCCTCGCACATAAAAGGAGTGGAGATCTATGGCGCGCGCGGTCTGAGGGAGGTCATAGACCACCTGAAAGGGCTCGACCTGATAACACCCGCGGAACCCGTACGGGAAGACGCGTCCGCCGCAAGCAATACCTATCCTGATATGCGCGACGTAAAAGGCCAGGAACATGTGAAACGCGCGCTTGAGGTCGCCGCGTCGGGTGGACATAATATACTAATGATCGGGCCACCCGGTTCCGGGAAAAGCATGCTGGCTAAAAGATTTCCCGGTATTCTCCCGGACCTTTCCCATGATGAACGTCTTGAGGCCACGAACATCCACAGTATATCGGGCCTGTTGAAAAACGGTTCCTTGATCAGGGAGCGTCCTTTCCGCTCGCCGCATCACACTATCTCTTATGCCGCGATGGTCGGTGGCGGTACCAGCCCCATGCCGGGAGAGATAACGCTCTCCCACCACGGGGTGCTCTTCCTGGATGAATTCCCGGAGTTCAGGAGGGACGTCCTTGAGACATTGCGACAACCTATGGAAACCGGTGAGGTGACCATAACACGGGTACAGAGGTCCAGCACTTATCCTTCAAGGTTCCTCCTGATAGCCGCGATGAACCCGTGTCCATGCGGATATTTTACCGACCCGCGCAAACAGTGTCACTGCAGCGCGCACCAGATACAAAAATACCTGTCCAAGATATCAGGGCCCCTTCTGGACCGTATCGACATACATGTCGAGGTCCCCCGGCTCTCCTACGAGAACCTTTCCGGACGCAGGACGGGAGAAAGCTCTACGAACATAAAAGAACGTGTACTTGCCGCGAGGAACATACAAAGTTCAAGGTTTGGACCGGAACGCGTTAACGCGAATATGGGGCCAAAAGACATTGAAACGTATTGCAAAATATCGGATGAAGCGGAGAAATTGCTCAAAACAGCTATACTTGAACTGGGCATAAGTGCACGAGCCTATCACAAGATCTTGAAAATATCTCTAACTATTGCTGATATGGATAGTTCTGATATTGTTACTACCCAGCATATTTCAGAAGCCATCGGATATAGAACACTTGACCGGGGCATATGGCATTGAACCAAGGTTAGTCCAAAAAAAAGCATGGTTTTCTAGCTTTCCTTTATGATTACATCGGGTAAACTTTAACTAGAGCAATGTGTAGTTATGCGCGTGAGATTGCGGACAAGATAAATGCGCCATAGACCTGGAGGATAAAAATGAAAAAACTCACTTTATTTATCACATTATCCATCATATCCCTCCTCTTCCTGCATTTTTCGGGCGACACATCTTCATTCGCTGACGATTGGTATGAAGCGGAAGAAGCGAGTTCCTTCGATTATACCGCGGTGGCCGGCATAAAATCCGCGTCTGCCGAAAAGAATGAAAAAACATCATCCCTTACCCCCGTGTTCTCAAAGAATGAACTGGCGGACGTTACTGCCAGCACGAACAATATGCAGGCCGTAAAAACCGAGTTCCAGACAGCAATGACATTTTCCTCCCTATCATCCGATAGCCGTATAAATACGAACGACAGTTATACCTCCCCTGACACCATACAAGGGGTTAATACCGGTTCCGATACTTTCTCGGCCATCCCGATCTCATATCAGTTCGACGAGAATGTTGTAGCCGCTGTAGGGGGCATGCCGCCACCGGATGATGATACGGATACCGGCGACCAGGGCGACGACCCCGGTCCCACTCCACCGCCAGTGGCTTCGTTCATTTGAGCTAAGGCAAGGACAAGAAAGGCATATCATGAAGATAACCGTTTCCTTATGCTTGATAGTATTTCTCGGTTTCATCTTTTTGCCTGTATTCGGCATGTACAGGATGGAGTCTTTCGCCGACGACTGGTATGAATCCGAGGAATCGACCTCTTTTGATTATGCCGCTCTTGCCGGCATCAAGAACGTCGTTGACGAACAAAAGAACAGTACGACCGCGTCCTTCACTCCCAAGGTCGCAAATAAGGGCGAACTGGATGTCGCCAGCAACAATGTCCTGTTCGAAAAAGAGGAAAGGATGGCCCTTACGGCCTCCCAGAACCTGCATACCCAGATGGAGTATGCTCAGGGGACCAAGGCCATGGGCATTTCTCCGTCATCTGACGTCAACACCGCGACCATAGCCATCAAGCTGGATCCGGGAGGCTACAACGATGGAATGGAAGGAGCGGAAGCAGGCGAAGATCCGATAGGAGTAGGTACAGGTTCCCCTCCTCCTGCCGGTATCTAACAACACGCGCGCCGGAAAGGACACGAAAAGATGAAGACTATATTTTTCATATGTCTGGCCTTATTTCTGGTGGTCATGTGCGCGAGTATCCCCGCTTCCCTTGCCGACGACTGGTATGAATCGGAAGAAGCCACCAGTTACAGCTCATTGAACGACCATATGATCGCCGCAAGCTGTGAATCCCTATCCCCTTCAAATAATAACGCCGTAAAAGCGTTCGTACCAGAAACCTTACGGGATAACAAGCAAATGGATGATCTTGTGGCCCAGGAAACAGGGAACGCCACTGAAATAGCCCGGGCATATGATGTCCCCGAGGACTCTACTATATTTGAATATTCCGGGGTGACGTCGGTCCTGGGTTGTCAAGCAGCAGAGGAGTAAAAAATGAAACTTTTACTTATATTATGTTCCTTCATGCTTATATGCTTTTCGGCCTTAGCCGACGACTGGTATGAATCGGAAGAAGCCACCAGTTATAGTTCTATGGATGATCACGTTATAACGGTAAGCCAGGAATCCGTCTCGCCAGGACAAGATAACGATATAAAGGCTTTTGTCCCCGAAACCCTACGGGATAACAAGCAAATGGATGATCTTGTGGCCCAGGAAACAGGGAACGCCTCTGACATGGCCCGGTCATATGATGTTCCCGAGGACCCTACTGTGTTCATATATTCTGGATTACCGGCGGCCCTGGGTTGTCACGCGGGTACTGATGAGGAATAAACATGAGACACATATATCTTTTATTTTGTTTTGTGCTAATAAGCTGCTTATTCTGTGCCGTTATTTCCGCCGATGACTGGTACGAAGCGGAAGAATCAACTGGCCTGGATTATCCTGTACGGGCGGGCCTTAAACATCAGGATCCCGAGAAGAACAATACCACCAGCGCGTTGTCCCCGGCTTATCCGAAAGAAGAGCTGTCTTCTATGAAGATCGATAACACTTATCTTCTTGAAGCGATCTCCGGCATAAAGACATTGTCCACTTCACCGGAAGGAACAATGATCTATTCCGAAGCGGACACTACGGGGATAGGCGACCAGACTCAGCCCGACACCTCTTCTGACGTTTTTACCACCACCCCCACTGCGCTGAAATTACCCCCTGATCCTTCTTCTGAACAGCATTGATCCACTACTGCGAACGCAATGAGCATATAACTATATTATTTTAAACATGTTAAGTTGTTAACGTTTACTTTACTAACATATATATACTATTTATGGTATTCTAGCTTTTTATTATAATAACAGATATTCGGAAAATCTTTGAAATTCATATATAGTTAGGCATACTTAAAGTGAGGCAAGAGATAAAAAGTACCGGAAATTAAGGAGAAGTCATGAAGCTGGCCACCTACATATGTGTAGCGTTATTCGCTAGCCTGCTAGTACTGCCCATACTGGGCATGACTAACATGACTTCTTACGCGGACGACTGGTATGAAGCGGAAGAAGCCAGCTGTCTGGATTTTGCGGCCGTATCAGGCATTAAGATGCAGGCGGAAAGAACAGACAAGACGGCGCAGTTCACCCCCGGAGCGGAAGTTTCCGAGGAAAAGAACGTAGGCCTGCAGACAGCGATGCTGGATCGGGAATCCATCCAGAGAACGATAGCCTTCCAATTCAGCGCGCCCGTTGTACGGATGGATGAACCCGTAGATACTGGCCACTGGTTCACTATGCCCGGAGGATGCGCCGGCGACGACACCCAGGTATGGATAGGCCCCGGGGACTCGGATCCCGTCATAACCTGCGTACCGATATGTTTCGGCGGTTTGACCCAGGTAGCTACGGATAAAGGCATAAAATATATCTCGGAGATCATGCCGGGAGAGATGGTACTCGGCAAGGATGGTTTTTCAGAGGTACTGGAAGTACAAGTCTCCGAAGGCAAACCCGAACTCGAGATAAACGGCATAAAAGCCACACCGAACCATCCGTTCATAATGGCGGACGGCGAGATAAGACCCGCCGGAGAACTCGCCCCAGGCGACATGCTGTTCAACGGTAAAATGGTCGAGAGCGTTACTCCCGTCCCGACCGAAGAGAACTCGTATAACCTTATTGTAAGAAGCGGCACCTATTATGTCGGCGACATGCTTGTCTCAAGCGCCGTCGATGACCACGCGAAATAACCGCTTCTTTACCTTACTACCCCTCTTTAATATCCCGATACATGGTACTTCTGTTCCTGCCATTGTCCTTGGACTTGTAAAGCGCTGTATCCGCCGCGCGCACGAAATCCATATACTGGTCGGTATCTATATCTTCTATGGTAGCTATCCCCGCGCTTATCGTTATCCCGACCTCGTCGCCGTTGTTGGTCTGAAATCTCGCTTCCTGTATCTTATGCCGTATACGTTCGACCGCGTTCTTAGCGTCGTCCGGCTTTATCCCGAGCATGATGACGCAGAACTCCTCACCGCCATACCTGGCTACGGTATCGGCCCCTTTTGAGTTGTATAGCATTATACGCGATACGTCCTTGAGGATCTTGTTGCCGAACTCGTGGCCATAAGTATCGTTGATGTTCTTGAAATGGTCCAGGTCGTATATTGCCAAACCCAGGTACCCGCCGGAACTCCTGGCCCTTTTCAGTTCGCGTTTAAGGCTGACCTCAAAATACCGGTACGCGTACAGTCGTGTCAGGCCATCAGTTACCGCTTCTTTCCTTAGCCACATGTTCTCGAGAGTAAGACGCACATACCTTATGGAATATATGATAACGAACACCGATATTATCACGAAAAACACACCAAAGTATTCTATTATCACGTTCCTGGCCATGAGCCATGTACTGATAGCCGAAAAGACCGCCGCCTCCAGGACAATAGCGACAAGACCCGGAAAAGCCGGCAGCCGCATGCTTACCAGGATAGCGAACAGGCCAAAAACAAGGACCGCGCAAAGATCCATCTTCCTGTCATCATGCACCATGAACTGGCCCGTAATGTAAGTAAGGGCCTCATTCGCGCCTATGAACACCCCCGGAACTATCCCCACCGGGGACTGGTATATATCGTGGAACACTTCGGAAGTGACCCCGACAAAAACTATCTTGTTCTCTATCTCGGCCTTTTCTATCTTCCCCCTCAGGACTTTCCACACGGGGATGGTCTTTATTTTTTTGTTGTCCGCGAAATAATTTATGTATACCGTGTTATCCTTGAGGATAGGCATATTTTCGACAAGACCGTCTATGCTCTGTCCGGTATATTGTGAAGCCACCTTTACGCCTATGGAATGATCTATTATCTTCCCGTTACGCGCAAGCACATAAGGCCTCATGCGCCTCACTGAATTATCCGCGTCCCTGGGCTTGTTCACAAAGCCGAACCCTGTCGCGCTGTTCGCGATAAGCTTTTCGGGCACGACATACCTGCCGTCGGCCCCGAAATACGAAGCAATATATATGTTATCCGACTCCCCGAGCACTTTCGCCAGTATGAGGTCCTGCTCCTTGTCCTCACTTTCTCCGATAAAGACAAGGTCAACGCTCATAGCAGCGGGCTTTTTCTCCGCGAGGTTCTTTATCGCTCCGGCGATCATCCCCCTGGGCCAGGGCCATCTCACGTTAAGGTCCCTCATTGATTCATCGTCGATCGACACGATGACCACATCCTCAAGGGGCGCCTCTTGCGGCCTCATATCCAGGCTGAGCTTGTAAAAGATGTCGAATAAACGCAAGTTGAACGTCCTTGCGGTCTTCATCGGGAATATGAGGTGGAAATACACAAGGGAAAGCAACACCGCCAGTGCCAGGGACCTGGGAAGAAGCCCCCTGGTCAGGTATCTATATACTACGCCTAAGCTTTTCATGAACATATTCTCTCCGTGATGGTTAAAAGCCTGATTGCTTTCTCATATTTTTTTATTATACTATATAAAAATGCAAAAAACTAATACACACCTCAAAATGTTGGCATCACGTCAGGCATTGAACTTTTGTCTATCGCTATTATTTTGCCTATCTTCTTTTCCTCTTACCTGTTTTTCCCAGAGCGATGAGGCCTCCTCCCTGAGACTTCAGGAGCAGGACAGGCAGATATCCGATGAGGAGAACCGCCAGCTGAAGGTTACCGAGAGAGCCCCCCTTGCGGGTGCCGAAAAGGATTTTGCCCTGGATTACGGCATATGGCTGATGGCGGACTATCGCCACTATAACAACATAGACAACGACAAACAGGTAGAAGACTGGATCAAGGACATATATACGGCTGACGCGCGCTTATGGGTCAACGCCATGTATTACGATATGTTCATGATATACGGCCGCCTTAAGACAACTTATATATGGAAACCTAACGTAAGTAGCGCGTACAACGGTATAGGCGACGACCTGGAAGGGCCTAAAGTGGACTCCCTGTATGGCCAGCTTTTCCTGCACAACAGGTACAATATCCCGCTTTCGGTCCGGGTAGGCAGGCAATTCCTCACGCTGGGCCGGGGCATCACCTACAGCGACATGCACGATGGCGTGGAAATGCGTTACCAGATAGGCAAAAGATTTAACGTCAAGACCTTCGTTTCGAAGACAAAAGAGTTCGACAACAATATTGATTACAGCGTACCCGGATATACTGACGAAGGCGACAGGCATTTTTTCGGGGCGGAAGCATCTTTCATCGCCGGGAACATGGTCTTCTACGCTTACACACTTGTCCAGCGGGACCTTTCCCATGAAAACCCTACCGACCACACCCAGAACTATACATACGACTCGGAATACGTCGGCATAGGTGGCCTTGGCCGGAGCGGCGACCTTTCGTACTGGTTCGAGGTGATCAAGGAATATGGTAAAAGCTATACCGACGCCGCCCAGACGAACCTGGCCAGGAAGGACATAGATGCCTGGGCATTTGATATCGGGGCTAAATATTCCATCGATGCGTATTCTCACCCCAAGGTCGACGTGGAAATGGCGTACGGCTCCGGGGACAAAGAACGTTCAAGGGTGACCAACACCAGCGGAGGCAACGTATCAGGGCGCGACACTAATTTCATGTATTTTGGCGTGTTCAACGCGGGCTATGCCCTGGCGCCAAGGCTTTCTAACATGTACATATATAAGGTCGAGGCCAGCTGTAAACCGATCGAGTTCATGCCATACATAGGCGAGAACGTGGCTGTAGGCGCGAAATATTTTCTGTATCGAAAGGATGAGAAACTCGGCGGCATATATGACGTTGACGCTACTGAATCCGATCCGGACATAGGACAGGAGTTGGATTTTTATCTGCACTGGAAGGTTTATGAGAATTTCTATTTCTCGGCTAAATACGGGATATTCTATCCGGGAGCGGCATATCCACATGGCAGGAGGACACCTTCGGAATATTTCTACGCGAGGGTCCGGATGATCGTCTGAAGGCCTATCCCTCCCTGAGTTCCAGAAGTTTTTCTCTTACCTCTTTCAGGGTATCATTATCGGGAATATCCCCCTCCAGCATTTTAGCCACATGTTCTACCACCCTGTTGCGCTTTTCCCTCTGTTCAAGAAGTTTATCCCTTAATTTGGAAAGTTTGAAGGCCAGCATCTTAAGCTCGTCCTTCCTCCTGAGAACGAGACCTCTCGAATAATCGCCCCCGATGAGCTGGTCCAGGTATTTCCCTATCCTGTATATAGGTCCCGCTATCCTGTGTGAAATGAAAACACCCAGGATAACAAAAAGCGGGGTTATGAGTAGTATGCGGAAAAGAAGCGTGATGTTGGCGTCGCGGAATATATAGAAAAGTCTGCCTCTGGGGTAGACATTGGCGAGCTTTTCCCCGAGCGTGGTCCAGGTCGTATAGTAAACTGTGTATCCGGCCACAGCCGCGCCGATGTAGAGAAAAAGCAGTATATATATTATGTATTTGAGCTGAAAGTTCAGAAGTATAATATATTTTTTTCTTTTGTTCCCCGCTCTTGGCATCGTGCCTCCAAATCTTTTATATCATCATATCGTCATTGTTGAATTTTTTCCATATGACTATGTCCCTTTTTATTTCCAGGGAAATAGCGTTGTTCTTGTGGGAATCTATCGCTTTTTCCACGTCCCGGATATCCATATATCTTGAAGACTTCCCGTCCACGGCCATGATTATATCTCCAGGCTCGATCCCCGCGTTGGCCGCCGCGCTCCCTTCTTTGACCTTCTCGATCATAAGACCTTCCATCTCGGAAAACCCCAGTTTTACTCCCAGCAGGTTCCCATAACTTTTGGTGGCCATGGAAAGATCGATCTTCAGGGGCCTTACGATCGTGATATTTATGTCCATAACGCCCGGGGTAAGGAGTTTGTCCATCACTTCGTCCGGCTCCATATATCCAATAGCTCTTCCCCACGCCGCCGAAAGTATATCTCCTTTTTTAAGTCCCGCCTTGGACGCCGGGGACCCTATTACGACCTTGTCTATCTTGAAAGATTCCCTGGCGTTCCTGATGCCGATGCCCAGCCCCTCCTCGAGCCTGCTTTCCCTGCTCTCGTCCCCGGAAGATACCGGGGAACGCAAGCCCGTCATCTCCTCATTGAGCCTGCGGACATGGTCAAGCTTCCGGCGTCTGCCGGTAAGCTGTATATATGTCCCGACATGGTTCAACGCCTCCCTGGCCTTCTTATAGTTCGGGTTGACCTCGAGCGCCTTGCTGTAATAATAATACGCTTTTTCGTATTTGCCGGCATCCTGGTAATAATCCCCTACGCTTGTGAGGTTCTGTTCTTCCAGGTCATATATAATATTATTGATATCCGAACGCATGATCTCTTTCTCGCCGTCCATCGTGGATATTACTATCCTGTCCCTGTATTCCTCTACGACAACGCCTTTTACACGTTCATTATCCGCCATGACCACGGTATCTCCATATGATACATCGGGACATATGAAAAAGCAGATGAATATAGCGGCCGCTATCCTATATGTCGAAATTTTAGTTATATGTCTCATGTTTTCCCCATACGTGAACTTTACCGCCACATACACTCCTCCACCTGAAGTTTACCTTCAGAATACGACTGATGCAAGTCGTTATATTCATTATTGAACGCCGTACCAAGATCCCTCATATCCCGTCCCGGGATCACCGCTCCGCAAGCCTTACCGGACGAGTGCCCCGCGTTATCCGCCTTCCCTCTAAGCCTTCCCCTCCCCGTTCTTATCCGCTCTACGGGACATCATCTCCTCCGCGACCATGCTCATGATAAAAAGGATAGCGCACAAGAGGACAAAGACATCCCCGTAAAGGGTATAATACGTTCTACCCTTGTAAACATACACATCGCTGGTGAGTACTCCTTCTTCATCCGTATAGTTCCCGTTACGGGAAAAGATGGATGTTACGCGGCCGTATACGTCGATAAAGCACGATATGCCGGTATTAGCCGCCCTCACTACGGGCTTCCTGTTCTCTATGGCCCGGAACACGGACGATTGCATATGCTGCATGGGGGCGGCGGTGGGCCCGAACCAGGCGTCGTTCGTCATGTTGACCAATAGATCCGCTCCTCCGGCCGCCAGGTCCCTGGCGATATACGGAAAGACGTCCTCGAAACAGATCATCACGCCTAAACGGTAGAAAGAAGTGTCCCTCAAAAGCGCCCCTTCTTCAGTGCGGTCCGTTCTTATCGTTGCC from Candidatus Omnitrophota bacterium encodes:
- a CDS encoding diguanylate cyclase, whose amino-acid sequence is MKKTRRILVIGGADNINAVLRACLDNTPGYDVEYDITGVPELSRITRCSPDMILIDMSAPGAAYADICAELKRDFATVHIPVMALMNKAVLTAGGFETVQGLDDYILSPPDPVELKVRMDIAIKRSQQSFYASPLTGLPGGIVIEEMLNERIKNGTPFVAGHVDIDNFKSFNDKYGYLKGDRVIMQTAYMLSVSVRNHGNKSDFVGHIGGDDFVMITTPEKYNAICQNFICMFDTIVPFHYAPADRRKGYIQAKDRARKIRRIPIMSVTVAFVIKNGPLELNSIIEMNERIAEVKQYLKAIKGSKYMADRRIMEKGDHLTVRLFSNDESIVKSYKPLGQILIEKNIVTVEQLDSALKTHWKRGIMLGEVMKEMGLIDDAGLAEALMCQGNDLEGSEGTIPPAGDKYEQ
- a CDS encoding response regulator; translation: MPKIMVVDDQKNVCDLLAYVFENEGYEIICETSSVIALERVIKEKPDCVLLDLVMPDMDGIEFLIRVRKEISDIKIIIMTAHGDYDNATKCKELGAYAYIPKPFDVDVVKATIRKCLGISEDKLII
- a CDS encoding sigma-70 family RNA polymerase sigma factor; its protein translation is MEPSLLIKKCLEKDQNAWDHFIKSYTPIVRKGIIRRLKDYGIRPAHDHVNDIVQEVFLYLWEKDKLSQLRHIEALRSWLSIIAFNTASNYCKKVFFRERSAQARSLEERPDGDLGLCLLDIIPDPRECPDQKTELADLRARLREKLSDMPPRTRLALTFSLLDGLSQKEIASIMNLPRGTISAMICRGRRVLSEKICDHP
- a CDS encoding YraN family protein, producing the protein MALERTNRNIGMLGEQMAARFMRARGFRIIERNSRTPFGEIDIICVKNDLLVFVEVKTRISEKYGAPAFAINRYKARKLVENCSYYMAAHRHLPRSPRIDVITVNLDHRGGFKILRHIINAIHDTREG
- a CDS encoding YifB family Mg chelatase-like AAA ATPase — encoded protein: MLSKTRSACNTGVEACAVDVEVDISGGLPCFTVVGLPDTAIKESRDRIRSAIRNSGFHFPSTRVTVNLSPADTKKEGAGLDLPIAIGVLACEDIVDVACLEGTAFVGELSLNGRLKPLRGALSAALALKDRCKAIILPAANAEEASHIKGVEIYGARGLREVIDHLKGLDLITPAEPVREDASAASNTYPDMRDVKGQEHVKRALEVAASGGHNILMIGPPGSGKSMLAKRFPGILPDLSHDERLEATNIHSISGLLKNGSLIRERPFRSPHHTISYAAMVGGGTSPMPGEITLSHHGVLFLDEFPEFRRDVLETLRQPMETGEVTITRVQRSSTYPSRFLLIAAMNPCPCGYFTDPRKQCHCSAHQIQKYLSKISGPLLDRIDIHVEVPRLSYENLSGRRTGESSTNIKERVLAARNIQSSRFGPERVNANMGPKDIETYCKISDEAEKLLKTAILELGISARAYHKILKISLTIADMDSSDIVTTQHISEAIGYRTLDRGIWH
- a CDS encoding Hint domain-containing protein; amino-acid sequence: MKLATYICVALFASLLVLPILGMTNMTSYADDWYEAEEASCLDFAAVSGIKMQAERTDKTAQFTPGAEVSEEKNVGLQTAMLDRESIQRTIAFQFSAPVVRMDEPVDTGHWFTMPGGCAGDDTQVWIGPGDSDPVITCVPICFGGLTQVATDKGIKYISEIMPGEMVLGKDGFSEVLEVQVSEGKPELEINGIKATPNHPFIMADGEIRPAGELAPGDMLFNGKMVESVTPVPTEENSYNLIVRSGTYYVGDMLVSSAVDDHAK
- a CDS encoding diguanylate cyclase; translation: MFMKSLGVVYRYLTRGLLPRSLALAVLLSLVYFHLIFPMKTARTFNLRLFDIFYKLSLDMRPQEAPLEDVVIVSIDDESMRDLNVRWPWPRGMIAGAIKNLAEKKPAAMSVDLVFIGESEDKEQDLILAKVLGESDNIYIASYFGADGRYVVPEKLIANSATGFGFVNKPRDADNSVRRMRPYVLARNGKIIDHSIGVKVASQYTGQSIDGLVENMPILKDNTVYINYFADNKKIKTIPVWKVLRGKIEKAEIENKIVFVGVTSEVFHDIYQSPVGIVPGVFIGANEALTYITGQFMVHDDRKMDLCAVLVFGLFAILVSMRLPAFPGLVAIVLEAAVFSAISTWLMARNVIIEYFGVFFVIISVFVIIYSIRYVRLTLENMWLRKEAVTDGLTRLYAYRYFEVSLKRELKRARSSGGYLGLAIYDLDHFKNINDTYGHEFGNKILKDVSRIMLYNSKGADTVARYGGEEFCVIMLGIKPDDAKNAVERIRHKIQEARFQTNNGDEVGITISAGIATIEDIDTDQYMDFVRAADTALYKSKDNGRNRSTMYRDIKEG